One window of the Puntigrus tetrazona isolate hp1 chromosome 13, ASM1883169v1, whole genome shotgun sequence genome contains the following:
- the zfyve26 gene encoding zinc finger FYVE domain-containing protein 26 isoform X2: MHPFGREEETSRRELFGFFTRCLARGEWEVAAACVGQLSHASGDDPHGPHNIIKAIVTNPYRLRWETVGSPHRLAWYWLQVVEKQTKIKVSGPVKRELEFMLLLEELGDVSLSVLKELHEAFLYSEEVKGKIPVEPTPPLSAAVVSCLRSLLTCQQPRLCHSLISFLQNSGHSRNHALQDVFIQHLTERVNVPVDERNEKWVEEVCSALALAPWGPERSNAHLETLWKGLWSAREGPMTEERILGCLLRPRGQTLLMSYSSTALRLLKEKLLRESPHTQDDLPDLEKVMLGLCCHGDKRLVWKTIYFECLSTGKHFLEQVLLTGLDLIKREEFAKLETLLQSEFQPLSRLFLLLGWMHCQSLDSAKTLLRVLHYQQPQTNDSVLSELACTLSSQLGVLEWCDQNNPGISHDSLLSHLHMLDHHSALYVLHSLTPLAKYEEHRVLELLQRTGDPSLVDSPSSSVQRNITLFRGFCAMKYALYAICVNAHMHTGCLDCEPLHQLQTEAGQGEEPTEGCSDLFQHCLSECQLYLEAVPALFRLELLENIFSLLFLSDSDFSPQSDQISTGTETQPDTNVEKMKLNSAEKEVEMMEELKEEIQSRDSDQMNPELGHLTSGCRGFLVDLSVMEGILRLVKEGLEGVCGVGQEDGRALAADTELAESLGCSVTAETFSSRLQRLSKYTAEAQWRLQIVTSNQGNGNDGLYLPSPLPSPALPLKRQGSGSSNSGVRRKRRNHRHRSERHASSERQNGEVSTSTSDGGVCAGAVCHGSEVCPCGGPHSWLVPAMLSPPESLLIACIRKGNYIEAQQVIAMYGLESSECAGELVFMDRYREVLAELGQVEQKIESQSLPSSTSSSEGLITLGVAPAVRARMGSSSRLTLKSIGSAAAAGMAFYSISDVAERLLSTSSRPIPCLEDNYWLSQRSVDSPDLVQPLLEELSPAAMAAFDLSCCQCTLWKTSRQLLETAERRLSSFLEARGMRVDPKVPHTSGIRGFPSVLQQISKILNRTSTSKGTNCNGEENAVYSPFGCSAQEVLLSCHSTLTEESIASRLNLNQRLEVTFQTLTSATNTSVDGLMGSSLLTALTEQAGLKQSELDSHPVRTAMKQLLQYLDQLCPFEPDSAPGRPDYIRNFLDYVNVLASVLVRSLWSEDQSTEVKLGNPLLLLLQSPTQLLSLLLFDRQVSPDRVLSLLQQERLRLSVQQVVVQRCCEALPLWDSRSATFSQGQPRIAGLSSGVFCPASIASILQQYAQECAPSLDLSDPATTSEPSSESEVSVEEISATSTNLSTSPPSPSSCPPSSFLLTPSALSFLKSRSPLVAALACLSASRGGVTRAASSGWSGYFRGSGRKEVVLDGDQISKEGELLLKNFPILRMYLRTMAEPVLGVSLEEDEGLGAALCGKPVVGMLFSGLQSNVGQAMAAEAFQQALNMGDLNRALELLELYAQPCSQEGALRDKLLACTALQECSSAEQLFRVRDWELRGRVVLQGLDRWPLQQCLELLEFCLSDQSTQDPLREQLQQRKHELDMYQQMLSLQPPLPWETWQELREESTKNPESVFSLMLEAREFELCTQWVHLYSVSDQSRMQLQTEHLLYLLEQNHTEDAFQLLEALSDSVGLEVSERALDRRPGLAACHFLSDYLTLHFQSQMTPARRRHINALHLGSKVLLTLPEASRQDYFSLLSDPLLMLEQLLMNLKVDWATVAISTLRSLLPTQDAGITNQHIDALLADYARKALDFPYAPREWSRSDSVISLQDAFLQCPALESGSSSPSHTPPPSAGSTPMHTPSSERRPSAKRIRQLATPFTPPEKTPDRKDWIPDHKQHICMVCQRERFTMFNRRHHCRRCGRLVCHSCSSRKMVVEGSEESVRVCDQCYNFFHVDSDEELEQGEAGSPASVDGVLNGVLSLPEVPRKQYRLSPNPAENQQLKNEFYYEQAPSASLCVAILTLHSDHAACGQQLIVQCRSLSRKLTNPEVDARLLTDVMRQLLFSAKLMFVNAGCTHEPALCDSYISKVDVLKILVTANYKYIPSLDDIQEMTAVTRLRNQLLEAEHYQLAVEVSTKSGLDPSGVWQAWGMASLKAGNLSGAREKFARCLKAPVDRNQLNHGVRLLQEIVQHLESTVKPTINTTVDEDILASLRELEEALSDSAPLDGAEGRVQRCGYYQECLFYLLTYGTHLSLISFYLRHDCLRDALTHIQNKECSEDVFQEGIFQPCLERGRLGALQGLLETLDPTLETWGRYLLSACQLLQRRGHYHSLYQLQQFMMDHIRAAMTCIRFFSHGAQSYLQLGEQQRWLIRAKEHLRTYLQEQQSRRKSHSSSFRKKMSSADVSRHIHTIELQLEVTRFLHRCESSPSRTAVGSALTGNSAPPTLFGNSPMKVDVACKCLTVMLGGKNIEEGFGIAYRVIQDFQLEALAVYIRVGQRLVRQRQYSSVRQLLKCVGESGTASKHDCDAIVLSCVSVADKSPADAKELEGLILESKSPENKIKAYLQCSKLRAAYLQAVKLELVKAAPFVQDVMRAAESSGDSVMHDICRQWLSEHQERASRQRQGNN; encoded by the exons ATGCATCCGTTTGGCCGCGAAGAAGAGACCTCCAGACGCGAGCTCTTCGGATTCTTCACGCGGTGTTTGGCGCGCGGTGAGTGGGAGGTCGCTGCTGCCTGCGTGGGTCAGCTCAGCCATGCGAGCGGAGATGATCCCCACGGCCCGCACAACATCATTAAAGCCATCGTTACCAACCCATACCGGCTCAG GTGGGAAACAGTGGGAAGCCCTCACAGACTGGCCTGGTATTGGCTTCAAGTTGTGGAAAAACAGACTAAAATAAAG GTGAGCGGGCCTGTCAAGAGGGAGCTGGAGTTCATGTTGCTTCTAGAAGAACTTGGAGACGTGTCATTGTCTGTGCTTAAG GAGCTGCATGAAGCCTTCCTGTACTCTGAGGAAGTAAAGGGAAAGATTCCAGTTGAACCCACCCCTCCACTGAGTGCTGCTGTTGTCTCCTGCCTCCGTTCTCTTTTAACCTGCCAGCAGCCCCGGCTCTGCCACTCTCTCATCAGCTTCCTTCAGAACTCAGGCCACTCCAGAAACCACGCCTTACAGGACGTCTTCATCCAGCACCTCACTGAAAGAGTGAACGTACCTGTGGACGAGAGGAATGAGAAATGGGTGGAGGAGGTGTGTTCAGCGCTGGCTTTAGCACCATGGGGGCCAGAGAGGTCAAATGCTCACCTAGAGACCCTGTGGAAGGGTTTGTGGTCGGCTAGAGAAGGGCCCATGACAGAGGAGAGAATTCTGGGATGTCTGCTGAGGCCGCGGGGCCAGACTCTTTTGATGTCGTACAGCTCCACAGCACTCAGACTGCTCAAAGAGAAACTGCTGAGAGAGTCTCCACATACACAGG ATGACTTGCCTGATCTGGAAAAGGTCATGCTTGGATTGTGCTGTCACGGTGACAAGCGTTTGGTGTGGAAAACCATTTACTTTGAGTGTTTAAGCACTGGAAAGCACTTTCTCGAGCAGGTTTTG CTTACTGGTTTAGATCTCATAAAGCGGGAGGAGTTTGCCAAACTGGAAACACTATTGCAGTCTGAGTTTCAGCCTTTGTCTCGCCTTTTCTTGTTGTTGGGCTGGATGCATTGTCAAAGTCTGGATTCTGCCAAAACCCTTTTAAGAGTCCTACATTATCAACAG cCCCAGACAAATGATTCAGTATTGAGTGAGTTAGCTTGCACTCTGTCCTCTCAACTTGGTGTGCTGGAATGGTGTGACCAGAACAACCC AGGGATATCCCATGATTCCTTGCTGAGTCACTTACACATGCTGGACCATCACTCTGCCCTGTACGTGCTGCACTCCCTGACGCCCCTTGCCAAATACGAGGAGCACAGAGTTCTGGAACTGCTGCAAAGAACTG GAGATCCTTCATTAGTGGATTCACCCAGCAGCTCTGTCCAGCGGAACATCACTCTGTTTCGAGGCTTCTGTGCCATGAAGTATGCCCTCTATGCCATCTGTGTGAATGCGCACATGCACACCGGCTGCCTGGACTGTGAGCCACTGCATCAACTGCAGACAGAGGCGGGTCAGGGGGAGGAGCCAACCGAAG GGTGCTCTGATCTATTCCAGCACTGTCTATCAGAATGTCAGCTGTACCTGGAAGCTGTTCCAGCATTATTCCGTTTGGAACTCTTGGAGAACATTTTCTCCCTCCTCTTCCTTTCTGACTCTGACTTTAGCCCACAATCAGATCAGATCAGCACTGGCACAGAAACCCAACCGGACACAAATGtagagaaaatgaaattaaacagtGCTGAAAAAGAAGTTGAAATGATGGAGGAATTGAAAGAAGAGATCCAAAGTAGAGATTCTGATCAGATGAACCCTGAGCTGGGCCACCTGACATCAGGGTGTCGGGGGTTTCTTGTTGATTTGAGTGTAATGGAAGGAATTCTGCGGCTGGTGAAGGAGGGCTTGGAGGGTGTGTGTGGAGTTGGGCAGGAGGATGGCAGGGCACTTGCGGCCGATACAGAGTTGGCAGAGAGTCTAGGATGTTCTGTTACAGCGGAAACATTCAGCTCCAGGTTACAGAGGTTGTCGAAATACACTGCAGAAGCACAGTGGAGATTGCAGATTGTTACTAGTAACCAAGGCAATGGGAATG atGGCTTGTACCTCCCATCTCCACTCCCCAGTCCAGCACTTCCTCTGAAACGCCAGGGCAGTGGCAGCAGCAACTCAGGTGTTCGGAGGAAGAGAAGAAACCATCGGCACCGCTCTGAACGTCACGCCTCATCTGAACGACAGAACGGGGAGGTCAGCACCAGCACCTCAG ATGGTGGAGTGTGTGCTGGGGCTGTTTGCCACGGTAGTGAAGTGTGTCCGTGTGGTGGACCCCACAGCTGGCTGGTTCCTGCAATGCTTTCCCCGCCTGAGTCTCTCCTCATCGCCTGCATACGCAAAGGCAACTACATAGAGGCCCAGCAG GTTATTGCGATGTATGGCTTGGAGAGCTCTGAGTGTGCAGGTGAACTGGTCTTTATGGACCGGTACCGGGAGGTCCTGGCTGAACTGGGTCAAGTGGAGCAGAAGATAGAGAGTCAGTCACTTCCTTCATCAACCTCATCTTCGGAGGGTCTGATCACATTGGGTGTTGCTCCAGCGGTTAGGGCCAGAAtgggcagcagcagcagattaACACTTAAAAGCATTGGGAGCGCCGCAGCTGCAG gtatggCCTTTTATTCTATCTCTGATGTGGCTGAACGTTTACTCAGTACCTCAAGCCGGCCGATACCTTGTCTAGAGGACAATTACTGGCTCTCTCAGCGCTCTGTAGACTCCCCAGACCTTGTGCAACCTCTGCTGGAAGAGTTGAGCCCTGCAGCTATGGCAGCCTTTGACCTCTCCTGCTGTCAGTGCACACTGTGGAAAACTTCAAGGCAACTGCTTGAGACTGCTGAAAGAAGACTCAGCAGCTTTTTGGAAGCAAGAG GTATGCGAGTAGATCCAAAGGTTCCTCACACCAGCGGTATTAGAGGCTTCCCCTCAGTTCTCCAACAAATCAGCAAGATCCTTAATAGAACCTCCACCAGCAAAGGAACAA ACTGTAATGGAGAGGAGAATGCTGTCTACAGCCCCTTTGGCTGTAGTGCCCAGGAAGTGTTGCTGTCTTGTCATTCAACATTAACAGAAGAGAGTATTGCCTCCCGTCTAAACCTGAATCAGCGCCTAGAGGTCACATTTCAAACCCTGACCTCTGCCACCAACACCTCAG TAGATGGTCTGATGGGAAGCTCTCTCCTGACAGCGCTGACTGAACAGGCTGGTCTTAAGCAGTCTGAACTCGATTCCCACCCTGTGCGAACTGCTATGAAACAGCTCCTACAATATTTAGACCAGCTCTGCCCGTTTGAGCCTGACAGTGCCCCTGGCAGGCCAGATTACATACGCAATTTCCTTGATTATGTCAATGTGTTGGCTTCAGTACTGGTGCGCAGTCTATGGTCAGAAG ATCAGTCCACAGAAGTGAAACTCGGAAATCCTCTATTACTGTTGCTTCAGTCACCGACCCAGCTTCTCTCGCTCCTACTGTTTGACAGACAGGTGTCACCTGACAG GGTTCTTTCTCTCCTGCAGCAGGAGCGGTTGCGCTTGAGTGTGCAACAGGTTGTAGTTCAGCGCTGCTGTGAAGCTCTCCCTCTCTGGGATTCTAGGTCTGCAACCTTTTCTCAGGGGCAACCGAGGATTGCAGGGCTCAGCAGTGGGGTGTTCTGCCCAGCCAGCATTGCCTCAATTCTCCAGCAGTACGCTCAGGAGTGCGCCCCGTCCCTTGACCTCTCTGACCCTGCCACAACCTCTGAGCCCAGTTCTGAGTCTGAGGTCTCTGTAGAGGAAATTTCTGCTACATCCACCAATCTCTCCACCTCTCCACCTTCCCCATCTTCATGCCCcccttcttcttttcttctcacTCCATCTGCACTCTCTTTCCTGAAGTCTCGTTCACCCCTCGTTGCCGCCCTGGCTTGCCTCAGTGCCAGTCGGGGTGGTGTGACCCGAGCAGCCTCCTCTGGCTGGTCAGGCTATTTCCGTGGATCTGGACGTAAAGAAGTGGTTTTGGATGGAGACCAGATCTCAAAGGAAGGGGAATTGCTGCTTAAAAACTTCCCTATCCTGAGAATGTACTTACGGACCATGGCTGAGCCAGTTTTAGGGGTCTCATTGGAAGAAGATGAGGGTCTTGGGGCAGCTCTCTGTGGGAAGCCTGTGGTGGGAATGTTGTTTTCTGGCTTGCAGAGTAATGTGGGACAAGCAATGGCTGCCGAGGCTTTTCAGCAAGCACTAAACATGGGTGATCTGAACAGAGCCCTAGAGCTCCTAGAGCTGTATGCACAACCCTGCAGTCAGGAGGGGGCACTCCGGGACAAACTACTGGCATGTACTGCACTTCAGG AATGCAGCAGTGCGGAGCAGTTGTTTCGCGTAAGGGACTGGGAGCTGCGTGGACGTGTGGTTCTGCAGGGCTTGGACCGCTGGCCTTTACAACAGTGTTTAGAGCTGCTGGAATTCTGTCTCAGTGACCAAAGCACTCAGGATCCACTCCGAGAGCAGCTTCAGCAGAGAAAACATGAGCTGGACATGTACCAGCAG atGCTGAGTTTGCAGCCACCATTGCCATGGGAGACGTGGCAGGAGTTGAGGGAGGAGTCTACAAAGAATCCTGAATCCGTATTCAGTCTAATGCTGGAGGCCAGG GAGTTTGAGTTGTGTACCCAGTGGGTGCATCTGTATTCAGTTTCTGATCAGTCTCGAATGCAGCTGCAGACTGAACACCTGCTATACCTCCTAGAACAGAATCACACAGAAGATGCTTTccag CTCTTGGAGGCTCTCTCTGATTCAGTGGGTTTGGAGGTAAGTGAGCGAGCCCTGGATCGAAGACCTGGACTAGCTGCTTGCCACTTCCTTTCAGACTACCTCACCCTGCACTTCCAGAGTCAGATGACCCCAGCTCGAAGGCGTCACATCAATGCCCTTCACCTTGGCTCCAAG GTTCTGCTCACTTTGCCGGAAGCATCTCGTCAGGACTATTTTTCCTTGCTGTCTGATCCGCTTCTCATGCTAGAACAGCTGCTGATGAATCTTAAAGTTGACTGGGCTACTGTTGCCATAAGCACTCTACGGAGCCTTCTGCCAACTCAGGACGCCGGCATCACTAACCAACACATTGACGCTCTTCTGGCAGATTACGCCCGGAAGGCTCTTGATTTTCCTTATGCACCCAGAGAGTGGTCACGTTCTG ACTCTGTCATTAGTCTGCAGGATGCATTTCTGCAGTGTCCAGCCCTGGAGAGTGGCTCCTCTTCTCCAAGCCACACCCCTCCGCCATCAGCAG GCAGCACACCCATGCATACACCCTCTAGTGAGAGACGCCCCAGTGCAAAGAGGATCCGGCAGCTGGCCACACCTTTCACCCCTCCGGAGAAAACCCCTGACCGCAAGGACTGGATCCCAGACCACAAACAGCACATCTGTATGGTCTGCCAGAGGGAGAGATTCACCATG TTCAACAGACGGCACCACTGCAGACGCTGTGGCAGGCTGGTGTGTCattcctgctccagcaggaagATGGTTGTAGAGGGCTCTGAAGAGTCTGTCAGAGTTTGTGACCAGTGTTACAACTTCTTCCACGTGGA TTCAGATGAGGAGCTTGAACAGGGAGAAG CTGGCAGCCCTGCATCTGTTGATGGAGTCCTAAATGGGGTTCTCAGTCTGCCTGAGGTTCCACGAAAGCAGTACCGCCTGAGTCCAAACCCAGCAGAGAACCAGCAGCTGAAGAACGAGTTCTACTATGAACAG GCACCCAGCGCATCCCTGTGTGTCGCTATACTGACGCTACACAGTGATCACGCAGCCTGCGGGCAGCAGCTGATTGTCCAGTGCCGCTCACTCTCCCGCAAACTGACCAATCCTGAAGTGGATGCACGTCTGTTGACAGATGTGATGCGTCAGCTGCTGTTCAGTGCCAAACTCATGTTTGTAAACGCAGGATGCACCCATGAGCCGGCACTCTGTGACAG CTACATCAGTAAGGTGGATGTGCTGAAGATCTTAGTCACTGCAAACTACAAATACATTCCATCTCTAGACGATATTCAGGAAATGACTGCAGTGACACGTCTGCGAAACCAGCTTTTGGAGGCTGAACACTACCAGCTAGCTGTGGAG GTGTCGACTAAGAGTGGGTTAGACCCGAGCGGAGTTTGGCAGGCCTGGGGTATGGCGTCTTTAAAGGCTGGGAATCTGAGCGGGGCCAGGGAGAAGTTTGCCCGCTGTCTAAAAGCACCAGTAGATCGGAACCAGCTAAACCATGGAGTGAGACTTCTGCAGGAGATCGTTCAGCACCTCGAGTCCACAGTCAAACCTACTATCAACACG acTGTGGATGAGGACATCCTGGCCTCCTTGCGTGAACTGGAGGAGGCTCTCTCTGATTCTGCTCCTCTAGATGGAGCAGAGGGCAGAGTTCAGCGGTGCGGCTATTATCAGGAGTGTCTGTTTTACCTTCTTACTTATGGCACACATCTAAGCCTCATCAGCTTTTACCTGCGCCATGACTGTCTGAGAGATGCGCTCACCCACATACAGAACAAG GAGTGTTCAGAGGATGTGTTTCAGGAGGGCATCTTTCAGCCTTGTCTTGAGCGTGGACGGTTGGGGGCTCTGCAGGGTCTGTTGGAAACTCTGGACCCCACACTAGAGACCTGGGGCCGTTACCTTCTTTCAGCCTGTCAGTTACTCCAGCGCAGGGGACACTACCACTCTCTGTACCAACTTCAGCAGTTCATGATG GATCACATTCGTGCTGCTATGACCTGTATCCGCTTCTTTTCTCACGGTGCTCAGTCATATCTGCAGCTGGGAGAACAACAGCGCTGGCTGATCCGAGCCAAAGAGCACCTGAGAACGTACCTGCAGGAACAACAGAGCCGCAGGAAATCACACAGCTCCtctttcaggaaaaaaatgaGCTCCGCTGATGTCTCCAG acacatacacacaattgAGCTGCAGTTGGAAGTGACACGCTTCTTACATCGCTGTGAAAGCTCACCATCCAGGACAGCTGTAGGCTCTGCCCTCACTGGGAACAGTGCTCCACCCACTCTGTTTGGAAACAGCCCCATGAAGGTGGATGTGGCCTGCAAG TGTTTAACT GTGATGCTGGGAGGCAAGAACATCGAGGAAGGTTTTGGCATTGCATATCGAGTTATACAG GACTTCCAGCTTGAGGCCCTGGCAGTGTACATACGGGTCGGACAGCGCCTTGTCCGGCAGCGTCAGTACTCATCTGTGCGGCAGCTTCTGAAGTGTGTAGGGGAGTCCGGGACAGCATCTAAACATGACTGTGACGCTATTGTGCTCAGCTGTGTTTCAGTGGCTGATAAGAGTCCAGCTGAT GCTAAAGAACTAGAGGGCCTGATTCTGGAATCTAAGAGTCCAGAAAACAAG ATAAAGGCATATCTTCAGTGCAGTAAGCTGCGGGCAGCGTATCTCCAGGCTGTGAAGCTTGAGCTTGTGAAGGCTGCACCATTTGTACAGGATGTGATGCGGGCCGCTGAGAGCTCTGGTGACTCTGTAATGCACGACATCTGCCGCCAGTGGCTCTCAGAGCATCAGGAACGAGCGTCACGGCAACGACAAGGCAATAACTGA